The following coding sequences lie in one Polluticoccus soli genomic window:
- a CDS encoding aspartate aminotransferase family protein, which translates to MKQQLREEQFFMSTEEPDDIFVARTTDEFIYDQHGKRYIDFNAGWCVGNLGWAKKEIRSKVKAAKVPDYIAPGYHYRGWGELAELLASIAPGELRKSVRATGGTEAVEAAMQIAMLYTGRTKFLSIEGSYHGNSIGTLSIGASENREQFTNLLPNCIKIKPPLDDKAAEKVKARLKNKDVAALIMEPVICNLGVMIPEHAFMKSVSALCRQYGTLLVIDEVACGFGRTGKLFACEHFDLEPDILCLAKAITGGFAPLGACMTTKKIASKVVKKGFQFYSTYGWHPLAVEAALANIRYWKKNQAKIFGNVAALSQVFTDGLSQMKFKKGANLRILGLAIGIEVSDAQYADRIQKKSLKKGLLFTTESKTLTLFPPLTMKRAIAKEGLEILESCL; encoded by the coding sequence ATGAAACAGCAATTAAGAGAAGAGCAATTCTTTATGTCGACAGAAGAACCTGACGATATATTTGTGGCGCGCACAACGGATGAATTCATATACGACCAACACGGAAAGCGCTATATTGATTTCAATGCGGGCTGGTGTGTGGGGAATCTCGGCTGGGCAAAAAAAGAAATACGATCAAAAGTAAAGGCTGCAAAGGTACCGGACTATATCGCTCCGGGGTACCATTATCGAGGTTGGGGGGAGCTTGCTGAATTGCTGGCATCCATTGCTCCGGGCGAATTGCGAAAAAGTGTTCGTGCCACGGGCGGTACCGAGGCTGTAGAAGCCGCTATGCAAATAGCTATGTTGTATACAGGTAGAACAAAGTTCCTTTCGATAGAAGGAAGTTATCATGGCAACTCTATAGGTACATTAAGTATCGGAGCTTCAGAAAACAGGGAGCAGTTCACAAACCTTTTGCCGAATTGCATAAAGATCAAACCTCCTTTGGATGATAAAGCCGCAGAAAAGGTAAAAGCCAGATTGAAGAATAAAGACGTTGCCGCCCTAATAATGGAACCCGTTATCTGCAACCTAGGCGTAATGATACCAGAGCACGCTTTTATGAAGAGTGTCAGTGCCTTATGCCGGCAATATGGAACCCTGCTGGTAATAGATGAGGTAGCATGCGGTTTTGGGAGGACGGGGAAGTTGTTTGCCTGTGAGCATTTTGATCTAGAGCCAGATATTCTTTGCCTCGCTAAAGCAATCACCGGCGGATTTGCACCTTTGGGTGCGTGTATGACAACAAAAAAGATCGCCAGCAAAGTGGTGAAGAAAGGATTTCAGTTTTATTCTACTTATGGTTGGCATCCTTTGGCGGTAGAAGCCGCGCTTGCTAATATTCGCTATTGGAAAAAAAATCAGGCAAAAATATTCGGCAACGTCGCAGCATTAAGCCAGGTCTTTACAGACGGACTCAGTCAAATGAAATTTAAAAAGGGAGCTAACCTGCGAATTTTAGGACTGGCTATTGGTATAGAAGTCAGCGACGCACAATACGCCGATCGCATTCAGAAGAAAAGCCTCAAAAAAGGACTGTTGTTTACGACTGAAAGCAAAACGCTTACTCTTTTCCCTCCACTTACGATGAAGCGGGCAATAGCAAAAGAAGGATTGGAAATATTGGAAAGTTGTTTGTAA
- a CDS encoding site-specific integrase: MKVYLLRRKGQISKDKESQGKTNKISLYLVYYYGPAEKREYEFLGLYLFEKAKTQLQKDHNKETIQLAESIRAKKVLAEQSSRYGFRSNALQKMSFLDFFKKQAEIRREGSDSNYERWMTVYRIMLKYTKGRDVTMEAANEEFLEGFKEFLQSDQAAIRQQGKKLGKNSIVAYFNIVKTALKEAFRAKILKENPSLRVKSLNGEETNRQYLNLEELKVLTKTPCDNPKLKKAFLFSALTGLRWSDVTSLVWGQIIFSETDGWAINYTQKKTKKAEILPVSENAIKFLGDRKEEDKLLFPNLVYSSHNNGLLQDWISRAGINKKITFHCARHSFATLQLSMDTDIYTVSKLLGHRHLRTTEIYAKVIDKKKIEAARRIPQIQL, from the coding sequence ATGAAAGTATATCTTTTGAGAAGAAAAGGGCAGATTTCTAAGGACAAGGAAAGCCAGGGGAAAACCAATAAAATCAGCCTATATCTCGTTTATTACTACGGACCAGCCGAAAAGAGGGAGTACGAGTTCTTGGGGCTCTATCTCTTCGAAAAAGCTAAAACTCAACTCCAAAAGGATCACAACAAAGAAACTATTCAGCTAGCAGAGTCTATTAGGGCTAAAAAAGTATTGGCAGAACAGTCAAGTCGATATGGATTCAGAAGCAATGCGCTTCAGAAGATGAGTTTCCTAGATTTCTTCAAAAAACAGGCTGAAATACGAAGAGAAGGCTCGGACAGCAATTATGAAAGGTGGATGACGGTGTATAGGATCATGCTTAAATACACTAAGGGAAGGGATGTAACAATGGAGGCAGCTAACGAAGAGTTCCTGGAAGGTTTTAAAGAGTTTCTCCAGTCAGATCAGGCAGCAATAAGGCAACAAGGCAAGAAACTGGGTAAAAACTCTATTGTAGCTTACTTCAATATCGTTAAAACAGCCCTGAAGGAAGCCTTTAGAGCGAAAATCTTAAAAGAAAATCCATCCCTAAGAGTAAAAAGTCTAAACGGCGAAGAAACCAATCGCCAGTATTTAAATCTTGAAGAGCTAAAGGTCTTAACGAAAACACCCTGTGACAATCCAAAGCTCAAAAAAGCCTTTTTATTCAGCGCTTTGACAGGTTTACGGTGGTCGGATGTGACTAGTTTAGTTTGGGGGCAGATAATATTTAGCGAAACAGATGGGTGGGCGATCAATTACACTCAGAAAAAGACTAAAAAAGCAGAAATTCTGCCGGTTTCCGAAAATGCTATTAAGTTCTTAGGCGATCGAAAGGAAGAAGACAAACTGCTTTTCCCAAACTTGGTTTACAGTTCGCATAATAACGGTTTATTACAAGACTGGATTTCAAGAGCTGGCATCAATAAGAAGATTACTTTTCACTGTGCGAGGCACAGTTTCGCCACTCTACAGCTGAGCATGGACACGGATATTTATACCGTATCAAAGCTCTTAGGCCACAGACATCTGCGAACTACGGAAATCTACGCTAAGGTTATAGACAAAAAGAAAATAGAAGCGGCAAGAAGAATTCCGCAGATACAGCTGTAG
- a CDS encoding VapE domain-containing protein produces the protein MSKISIFKNTFDTCSEDSLSIGEFIDRIRDGYWQDYVLPVRAIADKKQRDEAKKKVPCVTMGGLFGSGRTDDTITRSSGFIGIDIDDVDAEKTKALLKCDEHIYAAFTSISGRGLCVVFRICAGKYRQAHAGLEQYLFDTYSINIDPTSVNPSRLRYVSFDPHLYINKEATKFTRYVEVTPVTQDRTTIFAKTDFDQIILEIQQRRVNLCESYHNWLRIGFALAEEFGEAGEHYFHIISSYSQKYNPQQCDKQWQNCLKGSRTSVKRAHMATFYYCCKQHGIETYSERTRDIIEVAYAAKRSGKSKEQVIQQVGNDPDGIVEQVFNANEIVLCDESLFGRLKIWMKANYPGLRQNCITRYIELGGKQLDQNDFNSIYIKANTDMKKINFENVDRLIRSEYTEVYNPLLDFFAAYQHRRPSGLIDRLFETIQTDEDKRLFSKHIGRKWLVSIIASAHGIHSPLMLVLSGSLQGTGKTEFFRRLLPPELQCYYAESKLDAGKDDEILMTKKLLIMDDEMGGKSKKDERRLKELLSKQVFSLREPYGRNNVDLNRLAVLCGTTNDNEILSDPTGNRRILPINVQSIDHQAYNAIDKIDLIMEAYHLYKAGFDWQLNREDINMLSIHSSEFENYSIEYELINKYYVLPMAGECLELTASEILIDLDQKTGMKLQLNKLGKELKRIGFEQVVRRTGKTTQRKWKVQAFTGFTPPGIV, from the coding sequence ATGTCCAAAATATCAATATTCAAGAACACGTTCGATACGTGCTCAGAGGATAGTCTTTCCATAGGTGAATTTATAGACAGGATACGCGATGGCTACTGGCAAGATTATGTATTGCCAGTGCGAGCGATAGCAGATAAAAAGCAACGCGATGAAGCCAAAAAGAAGGTTCCATGTGTGACAATGGGTGGGTTGTTTGGGTCCGGGCGCACGGACGATACGATAACGAGGAGTAGCGGGTTTATAGGTATAGACATTGACGACGTTGACGCCGAAAAAACGAAGGCCCTACTAAAATGCGACGAGCACATTTATGCAGCTTTCACCAGCATAAGCGGCCGAGGGCTGTGTGTGGTATTCCGCATATGTGCCGGTAAGTATAGGCAGGCTCATGCCGGTCTCGAACAATATTTGTTCGACACCTATAGCATTAACATTGACCCTACCAGCGTTAATCCTTCTCGATTACGTTATGTGAGCTTTGATCCCCATCTATACATAAATAAGGAGGCAACCAAATTCACCAGGTATGTAGAGGTGACACCTGTCACGCAGGACAGAACTACCATCTTCGCAAAAACAGACTTCGACCAAATTATCCTTGAAATACAGCAACGGCGTGTGAACTTATGCGAAAGCTACCACAATTGGTTGCGTATCGGCTTCGCGCTTGCCGAGGAGTTTGGCGAAGCAGGTGAACATTATTTTCATATAATTAGTAGCTATAGCCAGAAGTACAATCCCCAGCAGTGCGATAAACAGTGGCAAAACTGCCTGAAGGGTAGTCGAACTAGTGTTAAGCGTGCCCACATGGCAACGTTCTACTATTGTTGCAAGCAACATGGAATCGAGACCTATAGCGAGCGCACGCGCGATATTATTGAGGTAGCATATGCAGCTAAGCGTAGCGGCAAAAGTAAAGAGCAGGTAATACAGCAAGTAGGCAATGATCCTGACGGCATTGTTGAACAAGTATTTAATGCCAATGAAATTGTTCTGTGTGACGAATCCTTATTCGGTAGATTAAAAATATGGATGAAAGCAAATTACCCTGGCCTACGGCAAAACTGCATTACACGTTATATAGAACTTGGGGGCAAACAACTTGACCAAAACGATTTTAACAGTATATACATTAAAGCAAACACAGACATGAAAAAAATTAATTTCGAAAATGTTGATAGGTTAATTCGTAGCGAATACACTGAAGTGTACAATCCGTTATTGGATTTTTTTGCAGCATACCAGCATAGACGGCCCTCCGGTCTCATAGACCGGTTGTTTGAGACCATACAAACCGATGAAGACAAACGATTATTCAGTAAGCATATCGGCCGGAAATGGCTGGTAAGCATAATTGCCAGCGCACACGGTATCCACAGCCCTTTAATGTTAGTGTTGAGTGGCAGCCTACAAGGTACTGGTAAAACGGAGTTCTTCCGTAGGTTATTACCCCCGGAATTGCAATGTTATTATGCTGAGAGCAAACTGGACGCGGGCAAGGATGACGAGATATTGATGACGAAGAAACTGCTTATTATGGATGATGAAATGGGTGGCAAAAGCAAAAAGGATGAACGCAGGCTAAAGGAGCTATTGAGTAAACAGGTTTTCAGCCTACGGGAGCCTTATGGTCGCAATAACGTAGACTTGAATCGTCTTGCTGTGCTATGTGGTACAACCAACGATAATGAGATACTGAGCGATCCCACAGGTAACAGGCGCATCTTGCCGATAAACGTACAGAGTATAGACCACCAGGCATATAATGCGATTGATAAAATTGATTTGATTATGGAGGCCTACCACCTGTACAAAGCTGGGTTCGACTGGCAACTTAATAGGGAGGACATCAATATGTTATCTATACATAGTAGTGAGTTTGAGAACTACAGCATAGAATACGAGCTAATAAATAAATACTACGTCTTGCCGATGGCGGGTGAATGCTTGGAGTTGACTGCCAGTGAGATATTGATAGATTTGGACCAGAAAACGGGGATGAAGCTCCAACTAAATAAATTGGGTAAGGAGTTGAAACGCATCGGTTTTGAACAAGTTGTAAGGCGCACCGGCAAAACAACCCAGCGAAAATGGAAGGTGCAAGCGTTCACAGGGTTTACACCTCCAGGCATAGTATGA
- a CDS encoding helix-turn-helix domain-containing protein: MLKDVITLLSEIKCLLSLSKEVLTIDEFASYSSLSKQTIYKYTADQKLPFYRVGKSIFFKREDIIDFLTSNGIASSTELKRKALRHSQRF; this comes from the coding sequence ATGCTAAAAGATGTAATTACACTTCTAAGTGAAATCAAATGCTTGTTAAGCCTCAGCAAAGAAGTCTTGACAATCGACGAATTTGCTAGTTACTCGAGCCTATCCAAACAAACCATTTACAAGTATACGGCTGATCAAAAACTGCCATTCTATCGGGTGGGGAAATCTATTTTCTTTAAAAGAGAAGATATAATCGACTTTTTGACCTCAAACGGTATCGCGTCATCTACTGAATTGAAAAGGAAAGCTTTAAGACATTCTCAAAGATTTTAA
- a CDS encoding terminase small subunit, with protein sequence MLESKIGNDGLTEKQELFCQEYLVDLNQTKAYQRAFDVANIGTAAAEASRLVTRNLKVSARIKQLMNERVERISLNQDWVLLRLQQISDRSMQCEPVMKWSHEEKRIIATGEYVFDSNGANRSTELIGKHMGMFKEKLEVDTNINVELIIQGQKFAKKPTDGAA encoded by the coding sequence ATGTTGGAAAGCAAAATAGGCAATGATGGTTTAACTGAAAAGCAGGAACTGTTCTGCCAGGAATATCTGGTTGACTTAAACCAAACCAAGGCGTATCAGCGGGCATTTGATGTTGCGAATATAGGCACAGCGGCCGCCGAGGCTTCACGTTTAGTTACAAGAAACCTTAAGGTTTCCGCGCGTATAAAGCAATTGATGAATGAGCGCGTTGAGCGGATAAGCCTAAACCAGGACTGGGTCCTGCTGAGGCTACAGCAGATAAGTGACCGTAGTATGCAGTGCGAGCCAGTAATGAAGTGGAGTCACGAAGAAAAGCGCATAATAGCAACTGGAGAGTATGTGTTTGATAGTAATGGTGCCAACAGAAGCACTGAACTGATAGGGAAACACATGGGCATGTTCAAAGAAAAGCTGGAGGTTGATACAAACATTAACGTGGAGCTCATTATACAGGGGCAGAAGTTTGCTAAAAAACCTACCGACGGTGCAGCCTGA
- a CDS encoding PAS domain S-box protein yields the protein MTEDTGNDYKKLFFNSPVPMYIYERGTYKFLAVNRAALEQYGYTQEEFLSMTALDIRPEEDWEKFSKIIKSLALEYLNAGTWRHIRKNGELFFVRIHAHQVNFNGTEAVAVFAIDIDETIKTQNALQEKSREVEDMLDSITDGFFALNKNWEFTYVNNQSERILRHPREYLIGRHIWDTFPEALNTQFFPRYVTAMNERVSVHFEEYYAPLEVWVSVNAYPTKEGIAVYFLDITEQKKSLEKIHHAEQRLRTIINSTQDIIWSIDSDLNIVDANNSFWRRVESITGKTLSTSDPKELSADLVKRWQKFYQKALDGEAYKMIWQDKVSDNTVFKEVTFNPIYDRDKKINGLACYSRDVTDEYLYREMIERQNEQLKNIAWIQSHKVRNHVATILGLSQLFDYEHPDSPVNCEVVHGVIAKARELDDVIKEINDLTLSIDSISRPG from the coding sequence ATGACAGAAGATACGGGTAATGATTACAAAAAGCTTTTTTTCAACAGCCCTGTACCCATGTACATCTACGAGCGTGGCACGTACAAATTTCTTGCTGTTAATCGGGCAGCTCTTGAGCAATACGGCTATACTCAGGAAGAGTTTTTGTCGATGACAGCACTGGATATTAGGCCTGAAGAAGATTGGGAGAAGTTTAGCAAGATAATCAAGTCCCTTGCCCTGGAATATTTGAATGCTGGCACCTGGCGCCATATCAGGAAAAACGGGGAGTTGTTTTTTGTGCGCATCCATGCACACCAGGTAAATTTCAATGGTACCGAGGCTGTTGCCGTATTCGCCATCGACATAGACGAAACTATTAAAACGCAAAACGCACTGCAAGAGAAATCCAGGGAAGTTGAGGATATGCTCGATAGTATAACAGACGGTTTTTTCGCTCTGAATAAAAACTGGGAATTTACATACGTAAACAACCAATCCGAGAGAATTCTACGCCATCCAAGGGAGTACCTGATCGGGAGACATATTTGGGACACATTTCCAGAAGCTTTAAATACGCAATTTTTTCCTCGATACGTTACTGCTATGAATGAGCGGGTAAGTGTACATTTCGAAGAATATTACGCCCCCCTGGAGGTATGGGTTTCCGTAAATGCATATCCGACAAAGGAAGGGATAGCTGTGTATTTTCTTGATATTACTGAACAAAAAAAATCGCTCGAGAAAATACACCACGCAGAACAAAGACTTCGCACGATCATCAACAGCACACAAGATATTATATGGTCAATTGACAGTGACCTAAATATTGTCGACGCGAACAATTCGTTCTGGAGACGAGTGGAAAGTATCACAGGGAAAACACTGAGTACTTCTGACCCGAAAGAACTCAGCGCCGACCTGGTTAAAAGATGGCAAAAATTTTATCAAAAAGCACTTGATGGAGAAGCTTACAAAATGATATGGCAGGACAAAGTAAGCGACAATACTGTTTTTAAGGAAGTGACGTTTAATCCAATATACGACAGAGACAAGAAAATCAACGGCCTAGCCTGTTATTCAAGAGATGTAACTGACGAATATCTATATAGGGAAATGATAGAACGCCAGAATGAGCAGTTAAAGAACATTGCATGGATACAATCTCACAAAGTACGAAACCATGTAGCAACTATATTGGGACTTTCACAATTGTTCGACTATGAGCACCCGGATAGCCCGGTAAACTGTGAAGTAGTACACGGCGTAATCGCAAAAGCACGGGAATTGGATGACGTTATTAAAGAAATCAACGACCTGACGTTGAGTATAGATAGCATCTCGCGTCCTGGATAA
- a CDS encoding helix-turn-helix domain-containing protein: MKLTTKFCSLQCGQRNYKKTKRDEKIGLAHQQFKATRNNIASNIVERRPNEKPYLSIKDACTLLNASDTTIRRAIKDGKLKTIRISKKHIIRREDIEQLFKLT, encoded by the coding sequence ATGAAATTGACCACTAAATTCTGCTCCCTACAATGCGGGCAGAGAAACTACAAAAAGACGAAAAGAGATGAGAAGATAGGACTGGCGCATCAGCAATTCAAAGCCACAAGAAATAACATCGCGTCTAACATCGTCGAAAGGCGACCTAATGAGAAACCCTATTTGAGCATCAAAGACGCTTGTACACTATTAAACGCTTCTGATACAACGATTAGAAGAGCTATCAAAGATGGCAAGCTAAAAACAATCAGGATTAGTAAAAAACATATCATACGGCGTGAGGATATAGAACAGCTATTTAAATTGACATAA
- a CDS encoding helix-turn-helix domain-containing protein → MQVTTFDQLPRAISELFNRVNNIELLLRAKDEKTHETDEVLTIQYAAELLSLSVPTIYGLVSRKDIPYSKKGKRLYFSRLDLLDWIKSGRHKTNTEIASDADQYVSTRRRGNHA, encoded by the coding sequence ATGCAAGTAACAACATTCGACCAATTACCTAGAGCGATCTCAGAGCTTTTTAACCGCGTAAACAACATTGAGCTTTTATTACGCGCGAAAGACGAGAAAACGCACGAAACCGACGAAGTGCTGACAATCCAGTATGCAGCTGAATTGCTATCACTATCTGTACCCACCATTTATGGCTTGGTAAGCCGAAAGGATATACCGTATTCAAAAAAGGGTAAAAGGCTGTATTTCTCCAGGCTGGACCTGCTCGACTGGATAAAGTCGGGCAGACATAAAACGAATACTGAAATAGCATCGGATGCCGATCAGTATGTGTCTACAAGAAGGAGGGGTAACCATGCATAA
- a CDS encoding type I restriction-modification system subunit M codes for MTGQQLAALEKKLWEAADQLRANSKLTATEYSFPVLGLIFLRHAYNRFITAKAEIEKTLPRHPQRGIRTLTKHDFENARALYLPEKARWDYLAHLPEGADIGEALDEAMRQVEYEYEALNGVLPKNYILFEKDLMTEVVRIFNTEELDDVTGDVFGRIYEYFLNEFAKKGAQEGGEFFTPPSLVNAIVAIIEPDHGTVFDPACGSGGMFVQTGHFLESEGLDPAKKVTFYGQEKTDTNTRLAKMNMAVHGLDAKIVQGNSFYEDHHSLMSSCDFVMANPPFNVDGVDKSKKAVKEDKRLPFGLPKNDNANYLWIQYFYAYLNEAGRAGFVMASSASDAGHTEKAIREELVKTGAVDVMVSIGTKFFYTRSLPCNLWFFDRAKEKDKERRDRTLMLDLRDVYRKVSSSLHDFTDEQLQNIKAIVHLYRGEKKYFKQLVADYKEQIEIGLQEAIDATTRLQAHKLKTEKLSVIFDKPAFKPEALKKTKRNMAASFKQLEAEAKTLLQSDEVKKDRQRRNATKDYLDEAYTIWSELAEGLDHATYFHKEYTWLMSRFPNGEYNDVPGLCKVVSRKTIAANDYSLTAGRYVGVASVIDEDFDYEERMGEIKYELQSLNAEAVKLEKVLNQKFEELGI; via the coding sequence ATGACTGGACAACAACTCGCTGCCCTGGAGAAGAAGCTGTGGGAAGCTGCAGATCAACTGCGGGCGAATTCGAAGCTTACTGCTACAGAATATTCCTTCCCTGTTTTAGGACTCATTTTCTTGCGTCATGCTTATAACCGCTTTATTACGGCGAAAGCAGAGATAGAGAAAACATTACCGCGCCACCCTCAAAGAGGTATACGGACGCTTACTAAACATGATTTTGAAAATGCCAGGGCTTTGTACCTACCAGAGAAGGCTCGCTGGGATTATCTGGCGCACCTCCCTGAGGGTGCCGATATAGGTGAAGCGCTCGACGAAGCCATGCGTCAGGTAGAGTACGAATACGAAGCCTTGAACGGTGTGCTGCCGAAAAACTATATCCTGTTCGAGAAAGATTTGATGACAGAGGTAGTGCGCATCTTCAACACCGAAGAACTTGACGATGTGACCGGTGATGTATTCGGGCGAATCTACGAATACTTCCTTAACGAGTTTGCCAAGAAGGGCGCACAGGAGGGTGGGGAGTTCTTCACACCGCCAAGTTTGGTAAACGCCATTGTGGCTATTATAGAACCCGATCACGGGACGGTATTTGACCCGGCCTGCGGATCGGGTGGTATGTTTGTGCAGACTGGACATTTCCTGGAAAGCGAAGGTCTTGATCCGGCAAAGAAGGTGACTTTTTACGGGCAAGAGAAAACAGATACCAATACTCGTCTAGCTAAAATGAATATGGCCGTGCACGGGCTTGATGCCAAAATTGTACAGGGAAATAGTTTTTATGAAGACCACCACAGCCTGATGAGTAGCTGCGATTTCGTAATGGCCAACCCACCATTCAACGTAGATGGTGTAGATAAAAGCAAAAAGGCTGTGAAGGAGGACAAGCGGCTGCCGTTTGGTCTGCCGAAGAATGATAATGCTAACTACCTCTGGATACAATACTTCTATGCATACCTGAACGAAGCGGGCCGTGCCGGCTTTGTAATGGCCTCTTCGGCATCAGATGCCGGCCATACTGAAAAAGCGATACGCGAAGAGCTAGTGAAAACAGGTGCCGTAGATGTCATGGTGTCCATCGGTACTAAGTTCTTCTATACGCGTTCGTTACCTTGTAACCTCTGGTTTTTCGATCGGGCAAAGGAAAAAGACAAAGAGCGCCGCGACCGGACGCTCATGCTAGACCTGCGTGATGTGTACCGCAAAGTATCGAGCAGCCTACACGATTTTACCGACGAACAACTGCAAAATATCAAAGCCATTGTGCACCTGTACCGCGGCGAGAAGAAATATTTTAAGCAATTGGTGGCAGACTATAAGGAGCAAATCGAGATAGGGCTGCAGGAAGCTATTGATGCCACCACACGCTTGCAAGCACACAAGCTCAAAACTGAAAAGCTTTCCGTAATTTTTGATAAGCCTGCATTTAAGCCAGAAGCGCTAAAAAAGACAAAACGCAACATGGCTGCCTCTTTCAAGCAGTTGGAAGCCGAAGCCAAAACGCTTCTGCAAAGCGACGAGGTGAAAAAAGACCGCCAACGCCGTAATGCTACCAAAGACTACCTTGACGAGGCATACACTATTTGGAGCGAGCTGGCTGAGGGCCTTGACCATGCCACCTACTTCCATAAAGAATATACATGGCTTATGTCCCGTTTCCCGAATGGAGAGTACAACGACGTCCCTGGGTTGTGCAAAGTAGTAAGCCGCAAAACAATCGCTGCTAACGACTATAGCCTGACGGCAGGGCGTTATGTTGGGGTAGCATCTGTTATTGACGAAGATTTCGACTACGAAGAGCGCATGGGTGAGATAAAATATGAACTACAAAGTTTGAATGCGGAAGCCGTTAAGCTTGAAAAAGTGTTAAACCAAAAATTTGAGGAATTGGGAATATGA
- a CDS encoding KGG domain-containing protein produces the protein MQISLESDNGNNARKTSKRGFASMDLEKRREIASKGGRAVSSNNEHMVEIGRRGGAASGETRRRKANQA, from the coding sequence ATGCAAATTAGCTTAGAGAGTGACAACGGGAACAATGCACGCAAAACTTCAAAACGCGGTTTTGCTTCTATGGATTTAGAAAAGCGACGCGAGATTGCTAGCAAGGGTGGAAGAGCAGTTAGTAGCAACAATGAACACATGGTAGAAATAGGCCGCAGGGGTGGCGCAGCCTCTGGCGAAACCCGTCGCAGAAAGGCGAATCAGGCCTAG
- a CDS encoding DUF6617 family protein, whose amino-acid sequence MGKVLLYSDIQALVADISKQPDAAIICDFVNYWRVEYEKVLGDGFLYYLKREINKKEAQNVSEDDLGNWGELELSDYSKNNNTPQLLFAATYIEYLIITEVEGYLFSEFEFTPNEPASLTSLPVDNNVGRFQTISFRLAEKNKTYLEQVLEQLTATVDFLEDKAKIDQLVKIFLEKDVADINREIQVGCNTQTAAYILYKLKDAFGVNLKGTVKVFRTKQQGRALTDTNLRKSHHKSLHKDFSDKKTIDQIFNELKGKMSKKSNSVTL is encoded by the coding sequence ATGGGCAAAGTACTTTTATACAGCGACATACAGGCTTTAGTTGCTGATATTTCAAAGCAGCCAGATGCAGCTATTATCTGTGATTTCGTCAATTACTGGCGTGTTGAATATGAAAAGGTGCTGGGCGATGGCTTTTTGTATTATTTAAAGAGAGAAATAAACAAAAAAGAAGCTCAGAATGTTTCAGAGGACGATCTTGGAAACTGGGGAGAACTGGAATTGAGCGACTATTCAAAAAACAACAATACACCACAGCTTCTATTTGCGGCGACCTATATCGAGTATTTAATTATTACGGAGGTTGAAGGTTATTTGTTTTCAGAGTTTGAATTTACGCCTAATGAACCAGCCTCATTGACTAGTTTACCTGTAGACAACAATGTTGGCAGATTTCAAACAATAAGTTTTCGATTAGCGGAAAAAAATAAGACTTATCTAGAGCAAGTGTTAGAGCAGCTGACAGCAACAGTGGATTTCCTAGAAGATAAAGCCAAAATTGACCAATTGGTAAAAATATTTCTAGAGAAAGATGTAGCTGACATTAACCGGGAAATTCAAGTTGGATGCAATACTCAAACTGCGGCATACATCCTTTACAAACTAAAAGACGCCTTTGGTGTCAACTTGAAAGGGACCGTGAAAGTTTTTAGGACGAAGCAGCAAGGACGCGCGTTGACAGATACCAACCTTAGGAAAAGCCATCACAAATCGTTACACAAAGATTTCAGTGATAAGAAGACGATTGACCAGATTTTCAACGAACTCAAAGGGAAAATGAGTAAGAAGAGTAATTCAGTTACTCTATAG
- a CDS encoding Hsp20/alpha crystallin family protein — protein sequence MNTLMKRNGGNGNVPGTSFSGLVDKIFQDNLNRFFHDDSWGLGGPDRATNVPVNIRQTDKSYELELVAPGLKKEDFKINVSNDVLTVSLEHKETSEQQSKDEGWLRKEYKTRSFSRSFNLDNDVDANKITAKYSDGILYVTLPLKEGAKPIARSIEIH from the coding sequence ATGAACACTCTAATGAAAAGAAATGGTGGCAACGGCAACGTACCGGGCACATCTTTCAGCGGTTTGGTTGATAAAATCTTCCAGGACAACCTGAACCGCTTCTTCCACGACGATTCCTGGGGCCTCGGCGGCCCGGACCGAGCCACAAATGTGCCGGTCAACATCAGGCAAACCGACAAAAGCTATGAGCTTGAGTTAGTTGCGCCCGGCCTCAAGAAAGAGGATTTCAAGATCAATGTAAGTAATGATGTGCTTACGGTGAGTCTTGAACACAAAGAAACGTCCGAACAGCAAAGTAAGGATGAAGGTTGGCTACGTAAGGAGTATAAAACACGCTCCTTCAGCCGCTCCTTCAACCTCGACAACGACGTGGATGCCAACAAGATAACTGCTAAATACAGCGATGGTATCCTTTACGTGACGCTGCCGCTGAAAGAAGGTGCAAAACCGATAGCCCGTAGTATTGAGATCCATTAA